The proteins below are encoded in one region of Pseudomonas ekonensis:
- a CDS encoding DJ-1/PfpI family protein codes for MAAKKILMLVGDYVEDYEVMVPFQALQMVGHTVHAVCPDKAAGKTVRTAIHDFEGDQTYSEKPGHLFALNFDFAKVQAKDYDALLIPGGRAPEYLRLNEKVLELVRAFDQAGKPIAAVCHGAQLLAAAGVLEGRECSAYPACAPEVRLAGGTYIDIPVTEGHVQGNLATAPAWPAHPHWLAGFLGLLGTKITL; via the coding sequence ATGGCCGCAAAGAAAATCCTGATGCTGGTCGGCGACTATGTCGAAGACTATGAAGTGATGGTGCCGTTCCAGGCCCTGCAGATGGTCGGTCACACCGTGCATGCCGTGTGCCCGGACAAGGCGGCGGGCAAGACGGTGCGCACGGCGATCCATGATTTCGAAGGCGACCAGACCTACAGCGAGAAACCCGGTCACCTGTTCGCCCTGAACTTCGATTTCGCCAAGGTCCAGGCCAAGGACTACGACGCCTTGCTGATCCCCGGCGGCCGTGCGCCGGAATACCTGCGGTTGAACGAGAAGGTGCTGGAGCTGGTGCGCGCCTTCGACCAGGCCGGCAAGCCGATCGCGGCGGTGTGCCACGGGGCGCAGCTGCTGGCGGCGGCGGGCGTTCTGGAGGGGCGCGAGTGCAGCGCCTACCCGGCCTGTGCGCCGGAGGTGCGTCTGGCCGGCGGTACCTACATCGACATCCCGGTGACCGAGGGCCATGTCCAGGGCAACCTGGCCACCGCCCCGGCCTGGCCGGCGCATCCGCACTGGCTGGCCGGGTTCCTCGGGCTGCTGGGCACCAAGATCACCCTGTAG
- a CDS encoding DMT family transporter, giving the protein MSSRENTGMALGLLGVVIFSLTLPFTRIVVQELHPLLNGLGRALFAAVPAALLLLWRREKWPTWHQVKGLSLVIAGVILGFPVLSAWAMQTLPASHGALVNGLQPLCVALYAAWLSHERPSKAFWACAALGSALVLGYALLSGAGSIQAGDLLMLAAIAVGGLGYAEGGRLAKEMGGWQVICWALVLSTPLLVGPVLYLALQHQGAVSAKTWWAFGYVALFSQFIGFFAWYAGLAMGGIARVSQIQLLQIFFTIAFSALFFGEHVEPVTWVFACGVIATVMLGRKTAVQSKVRATA; this is encoded by the coding sequence ATGTCCTCCCGCGAAAACACCGGCATGGCCCTGGGCCTGCTCGGCGTTGTGATCTTCAGCCTCACCCTGCCCTTCACCCGGATCGTGGTGCAGGAACTGCACCCGCTGCTCAACGGCCTGGGCCGTGCCTTGTTCGCGGCGGTGCCGGCGGCATTGTTGCTGTTGTGGCGACGGGAAAAGTGGCCGACCTGGCATCAGGTCAAAGGCCTGAGCCTGGTGATCGCCGGCGTGATCCTGGGCTTTCCGGTGCTGTCGGCCTGGGCCATGCAGACCTTGCCGGCGTCCCATGGCGCACTGGTCAACGGCCTGCAACCGCTGTGCGTGGCGCTGTACGCCGCGTGGCTGTCCCACGAGCGGCCGTCGAAGGCCTTCTGGGCCTGCGCAGCCCTGGGCAGCGCGCTGGTGCTCGGCTACGCGCTGCTCAGCGGCGCCGGCAGCATCCAGGCCGGCGACCTGCTGATGCTCGCCGCCATTGCGGTGGGTGGACTGGGCTACGCCGAGGGCGGCCGGCTGGCCAAGGAGATGGGCGGCTGGCAGGTGATCTGCTGGGCGCTGGTGCTGTCGACGCCGCTGCTGGTCGGCCCGGTGCTGTACCTGGCGCTGCAGCATCAGGGCGCGGTGTCGGCGAAGACCTGGTGGGCGTTCGGCTACGTCGCGCTGTTCTCGCAGTTCATCGGCTTCTTCGCCTGGTACGCCGGCCTGGCCATGGGCGGCATCGCCCGGGTCAGCCAGATCCAGCTGCTGCAGATCTTCTTCACCATCGCGTTTTCGGCGCTGTTCTTCGGCGAGCACGTGGAGCCGGTCACCTGGGTGTTTGCCTGCGGGGTGATCGCGACGGTGATGCTCGGGCGCAAGACCGCGGTGCAATCGAAGGTGAGAGCCACCGCCTAG
- a CDS encoding class I SAM-dependent methyltransferase, whose translation MSVTAASTPDQHARFIGLLQTSLDQNGFIKLVLARYVGDEADLQRVIIKPVTVKGQPSLSFVYRYKTRDITKNLALADGVAAVAGLLPGSFRNAHLLTLTDEAQLEYSKKGKPSLFMSKPQQLREAPTAGHNREKHRFLELNRPFLTDLGVTNAQGELIPAMSRKWKQINKFIEVFSHALTSSPLALDKPVRVADFGSGKGYLTFAIHDYLRNTLKAEGEVTGVELRQEMVDLCNAAAQKLAHPGLAFKCGDVRSVAPSELDVMIALHACDIATDYAIHTGIRSGASIILCSPCCHKQIRLQIQSPALLKPMLQYGLHLGQQAEMVTDSLRALFLEACGYETKVFEFISLEHTNKNKMILAVKRAEPVDPARLLEKIQELKAFYHISEHCLETLLRADGYLA comes from the coding sequence ATGTCCGTCACCGCCGCTTCCACCCCCGATCAGCACGCCAGGTTCATCGGCCTGCTGCAAACCAGCCTCGATCAGAACGGCTTCATCAAACTGGTGCTGGCCCGGTACGTCGGCGACGAGGCGGACCTGCAGCGGGTCATCATCAAACCGGTGACGGTCAAGGGCCAGCCGAGCCTGTCCTTCGTCTACCGCTACAAGACCCGCGACATCACCAAGAACCTGGCCCTGGCCGACGGTGTGGCGGCGGTCGCCGGTCTGTTGCCCGGGTCGTTCAGGAACGCGCACCTGCTGACGCTGACCGACGAAGCCCAGCTCGAATACAGCAAGAAGGGCAAGCCTTCGCTGTTCATGAGCAAACCCCAGCAACTGCGCGAAGCGCCGACCGCCGGCCACAACCGCGAGAAGCACCGCTTCCTCGAACTGAACCGGCCGTTCCTCACGGACCTGGGCGTGACCAACGCCCAGGGCGAGCTGATCCCGGCGATGTCGCGCAAGTGGAAGCAGATCAACAAGTTCATCGAAGTGTTCAGCCATGCGCTGACCTCGTCGCCGCTGGCGCTGGACAAACCGGTGCGGGTGGCGGACTTCGGCTCGGGCAAGGGCTACCTGACCTTCGCCATCCATGACTACCTGCGCAACACCCTCAAGGCCGAGGGCGAAGTCACCGGCGTCGAGCTGCGCCAAGAGATGGTCGACCTGTGCAACGCCGCCGCGCAGAAGCTGGCGCACCCGGGCCTGGCGTTCAAGTGCGGCGACGTGCGCAGCGTGGCGCCGAGCGAGCTGGACGTGATGATCGCCCTGCATGCCTGCGACATCGCCACCGATTACGCGATCCACACCGGCATCCGCTCCGGGGCGTCGATCATCCTGTGCTCGCCGTGCTGCCACAAGCAGATCCGCCTGCAGATCCAGAGCCCGGCGCTGCTCAAGCCGATGCTGCAATACGGCCTGCACCTGGGGCAGCAGGCGGAAATGGTCACCGACAGCCTGCGCGCGCTGTTCCTGGAGGCCTGCGGCTACGAGACCAAGGTGTTCGAGTTCATTTCGCTGGAGCACACCAACAAGAACAAGATGATCCTGGCGGTCAAGCGCGCCGAACCGGTGGATCCGGCCCGGCTGCTGGAGAAGATCCAGGAACTGAAGGCGTTCTACCACATCAGCGAGCACTGCCTGGAAACCCTGCTGCGGGCCGACGGTTACCTGGCCTGA
- a CDS encoding TPM domain-containing protein, whose protein sequence is MALLTEHEQRKVAEAIARVERETDAELVTVLAARADDYAYVPLLWASLLALVLPGVVHYFTGWLTLRSLLVVQWGVFIVLCLVFRLPKVTTHLVPRRVRHWRASNLARRQFLEQNLHHTVGGTGMLIFVCEAERYVEILVDEGISRRLDNRSWDAIVATFTEQVRQGQTLQGFVACIEACGELLKVHVPVTQVRNELPNRLVVLG, encoded by the coding sequence ATGGCATTACTGACCGAACACGAACAACGCAAGGTCGCCGAGGCGATCGCCCGGGTCGAGCGCGAGACCGACGCCGAACTGGTGACGGTGCTGGCCGCCCGCGCCGACGACTACGCCTACGTCCCGCTGCTGTGGGCCAGCCTGCTGGCGCTGGTGCTGCCGGGCGTCGTGCATTACTTCACCGGCTGGCTGACCCTGCGCAGCCTGCTGGTGGTGCAGTGGGGTGTGTTCATCGTGCTGTGCCTGGTGTTCCGCCTGCCCAAGGTCACCACCCACCTGGTGCCGCGCCGGGTGCGCCACTGGCGGGCGTCGAACCTGGCGCGCCGGCAGTTCCTGGAGCAGAACCTGCACCACACGGTGGGCGGCACCGGGATGCTGATCTTCGTCTGCGAGGCCGAGCGCTACGTGGAGATCCTGGTGGACGAAGGCATCTCCCGCCGACTGGACAACCGCAGCTGGGATGCGATCGTCGCAACGTTCACCGAGCAGGTGCGCCAGGGGCAGACATTGCAGGGCTTCGTCGCGTGCATCGAGGCCTGCGGCGAACTGCTCAAGGTGCATGTGCCGGTGACCCAGGTGCGCAACGAGTTGCCGAACCGCCTGGTGGTGCTGGGCTGA
- a CDS encoding TPM domain-containing protein → MRMLRAGLALTLWLLAGSALAELTFPALTGRVVDQAQMIEPSVRAQLSQQLQAHEQATGEQVVVVTLPDLQGDTIEDFGVQLGRHWGIGQKDKDNGALLIVARAERKLRIEVGYGLEDRLTDAQGSVIIHQVITPAFKAGNFSKGISDGVAAMLVVLGGNPLDEPSTVYEPAGDPADDFVSRHPTLFVFLVMLFILTVFVCQMLGILPAGRGGSGGSGGGFGGGGFGGGGGGGFSGGGGSFGGGGSSGGW, encoded by the coding sequence ATGCGCATGTTGAGGGCGGGTCTGGCGCTGACGCTGTGGCTGTTGGCCGGCAGCGCGTTGGCCGAACTGACGTTCCCGGCCCTGACCGGGCGGGTGGTGGATCAGGCGCAGATGATCGAGCCGTCGGTGCGCGCCCAGTTGAGCCAGCAACTGCAGGCCCACGAGCAGGCCACCGGCGAGCAGGTGGTCGTGGTCACGTTGCCGGACCTGCAGGGCGACACCATCGAGGACTTCGGCGTCCAGCTCGGCCGGCATTGGGGCATCGGCCAGAAAGACAAGGACAACGGCGCGCTGCTGATCGTCGCCCGCGCCGAGCGCAAGTTGCGCATCGAAGTCGGCTACGGCCTGGAGGATCGGCTGACCGACGCCCAGGGTTCGGTGATCATCCATCAGGTCATCACGCCGGCCTTCAAGGCCGGCAACTTCAGCAAGGGCATCAGCGACGGCGTGGCGGCGATGCTGGTGGTGCTGGGCGGCAATCCGCTGGACGAGCCGTCGACGGTGTACGAACCGGCGGGCGATCCGGCGGACGATTTCGTCTCCCGCCATCCGACCCTGTTCGTGTTTCTCGTCATGTTGTTCATCCTGACTGTCTTTGTCTGCCAGATGCTCGGTATCCTTCCCGCCGGCCGGGGCGGTTCCGGGGGATCGGGCGGCGGTTTCGGCGGTGGCGGCTTCGGTGGCGGCGGGGGCGGAGGCTTCAGCGGCGGCGGGGGCAGTTTCGGCGGCGGCGGATCGTCCGGCGGCTGGTGA
- a CDS encoding LemA family protein, producing MNVSPAHRSRLQVATLLVLATLLTACGINNIPTLDEQAKAAWGQVQNQYQRRADLIPNLVETVKGYAKHEEATLTAVVEARAKATSIQVDASTLDNPERLKQFQQAQDQLSGALSRLMVVSERYPDLKANQNFLALQSQLEGTENRISVARRDFILAVQKYNTEIRTFPGLLWHKVMYSDLPVRETFEATSPGADKAPQVKF from the coding sequence ATGAATGTCAGTCCCGCCCACCGTTCGCGTTTGCAGGTCGCCACCTTGCTGGTGCTGGCCACGCTGTTGACCGCCTGCGGCATCAACAACATCCCGACCCTCGACGAGCAGGCCAAGGCCGCCTGGGGCCAGGTGCAGAACCAGTACCAGCGGCGCGCCGACCTGATCCCCAACCTGGTGGAGACGGTCAAGGGCTACGCCAAGCATGAGGAAGCGACCCTGACCGCCGTGGTCGAGGCGCGGGCCAAGGCCACCTCGATCCAGGTCGACGCCAGCACCCTCGACAACCCGGAAAGGCTCAAGCAGTTCCAGCAGGCCCAGGATCAGCTCAGCGGCGCCTTGAGCCGGCTGATGGTGGTGTCCGAGCGCTACCCGGACCTTAAGGCCAACCAGAACTTCCTCGCCTTGCAGTCCCAGCTCGAAGGCACGGAGAACCGCATCAGCGTGGCCCGGCGCGACTTCATCCTGGCGGTGCAGAAGTACAACACCGAGATCCGCACCTTCCCCGGCCTGCTCTGGCACAAGGTGATGTACAGCGACCTGCCGGTGCGCGAGACCTTCGAGGCCACCAGCCCCGGCGCGGACAAGGCGCCGCAAGTGAAGTTCTGA
- the bglX gene encoding beta-glucosidase BglX, whose protein sequence is MKKLCLLGLFVSLASHQALAATTQVPLENKDAFISNLMKQMTLDEKIGQLRLISIGPEMPRELIRKEIAAGNIGGTFNSITRAENRPMQDAAMRSRLKIPMFFAYDVIHGHRTIFPIPLALASSWDMDAIGRSGRVAANEAAADSLDITFAPMVDISRDPRWGRSSEGFGEDTYLTSRIAKVMVKAYQGESPSAADSIMASVKHFALYGAVEGGRDYNTVDMSPVKMYQDYLPPYRAAIDAGAGGVMVALNSVNGIPATANTWLMNDLLRKDWGFKGLAVSDHGAIFELIKHGVARDGREAAKLAIKAGIDMSMNDTLYGKELPGLLKSGEIEQKDIDNAVREVLAAKYDMGLFKDPYLRIGKAEDDPADTYADSRLHRSEARDVARRSLVLLTNRNQTLPLKKSAKVAVVGPLAKAPIDMMGSWAAAGRPAQSVTLFDGMSAVIGDKANLTYARGANITSDKKVLDYLNFLNFDAPEVVDDPRPANVLIDEAVKAAKDADVVVAAVGESRGMSHESSSRTDLNIPENQRELIRALKATGKPLVLVLMNGRPLTLLDEKEQADAILETWFSGTEGGNAIADVLFGDYNPSGKLAVTFPRSVGQIPTYYNHLSIGRPFTPGKPGNYTSQYFDDTTGPLFPFGYGLSYTDFSLSDMALSSTTLNATGKLDASVVVKNTGQRDGETVVQLYIQDVTGSMIRPVKELKNFQKILLKAGEQKVVHFTITEDDLKFYNAQLKYAAEPGKFNVQIGLDSQDVTQQSFELL, encoded by the coding sequence ATGAAGAAGCTGTGTTTGCTGGGCCTGTTCGTCAGCCTGGCCAGTCATCAGGCATTGGCCGCCACGACCCAGGTCCCTCTGGAAAACAAGGACGCGTTCATCAGCAACCTGATGAAGCAAATGACCCTCGACGAGAAGATCGGCCAGCTGCGCCTGATCAGCATCGGCCCGGAAATGCCCCGCGAGCTGATCCGCAAGGAGATCGCCGCCGGCAACATCGGCGGCACCTTCAACTCGATCACCCGTGCGGAAAACCGTCCGATGCAGGACGCCGCGATGCGCAGCCGGCTGAAGATCCCGATGTTTTTCGCGTACGACGTGATCCACGGCCACCGTACGATTTTCCCGATTCCCCTGGCCCTGGCCTCCAGCTGGGACATGGACGCCATCGGCCGCTCCGGCCGCGTGGCCGCCAACGAGGCGGCGGCCGACAGCCTCGACATCACCTTCGCGCCGATGGTCGACATCTCCCGTGACCCGCGCTGGGGCCGCAGCTCCGAAGGCTTCGGCGAAGACACCTACCTGACCTCGCGCATCGCCAAGGTGATGGTCAAGGCCTACCAGGGCGAGTCGCCGAGCGCGGCGGACAGCATCATGGCCAGCGTCAAGCACTTCGCCCTGTACGGCGCCGTCGAGGGCGGCCGCGACTACAACACCGTGGACATGAGCCCGGTGAAGATGTACCAGGACTACCTGCCGCCGTACCGCGCGGCCATCGACGCCGGCGCAGGCGGGGTGATGGTGGCGCTGAACTCGGTCAACGGCATCCCGGCCACCGCCAACACCTGGCTGATGAACGACCTGCTGCGCAAGGACTGGGGCTTCAAGGGCCTGGCGGTCAGCGACCACGGCGCGATCTTCGAACTGATCAAGCACGGCGTGGCCCGTGACGGCCGCGAGGCGGCGAAGCTGGCGATCAAGGCCGGCATCGACATGAGCATGAACGACACCCTCTACGGCAAGGAGCTGCCGGGGCTGCTCAAGTCCGGCGAGATCGAGCAGAAGGACATCGACAACGCCGTGCGCGAAGTGCTCGCGGCCAAGTACGACATGGGCCTGTTCAAGGATCCGTACCTGCGCATCGGCAAGGCCGAGGACGATCCGGCCGACACCTACGCCGACAGCCGCCTGCACCGCAGCGAGGCCCGCGACGTGGCCCGCCGCAGCCTGGTGCTGCTGACCAACCGCAACCAGACCCTGCCGTTGAAGAAGTCCGCGAAGGTCGCCGTGGTCGGCCCGCTGGCCAAGGCGCCGATCGACATGATGGGCAGCTGGGCCGCCGCCGGCCGCCCGGCCCAGTCGGTCACCCTGTTCGACGGCATGAGCGCGGTCATCGGCGACAAGGCGAACCTGACCTACGCCCGCGGCGCCAACATCACCAGCGACAAGAAGGTGCTCGACTACCTCAACTTCCTCAACTTCGATGCGCCGGAAGTGGTCGATGACCCGCGTCCGGCCAACGTGCTGATCGACGAAGCCGTGAAGGCCGCCAAGGACGCCGACGTGGTCGTGGCCGCCGTGGGCGAGTCCCGCGGCATGTCCCACGAGTCGTCCAGCCGCACCGACCTGAACATCCCGGAAAACCAGCGCGAACTGATCCGTGCCCTGAAGGCCACCGGCAAGCCGCTGGTGCTGGTGCTGATGAACGGCCGTCCGCTGACGCTTCTGGACGAGAAGGAACAGGCCGACGCGATCCTGGAGACCTGGTTCAGCGGCACCGAGGGCGGCAACGCCATCGCCGACGTGCTGTTCGGCGACTACAACCCGTCGGGCAAGCTTGCGGTGACCTTCCCGCGTTCCGTGGGCCAGATCCCGACCTACTACAACCACCTGAGCATCGGCCGGCCGTTCACCCCGGGCAAACCGGGCAACTACACCTCGCAGTACTTCGATGACACCACAGGTCCCCTGTTCCCGTTCGGCTACGGCCTGAGCTACACCGACTTCAGCCTGAGCGACATGGCGCTGTCGTCCACCACCCTGAACGCCACCGGCAAGCTCGACGCCAGCGTCGTGGTGAAGAACACCGGCCAGCGTGACGGCGAAACCGTGGTGCAGCTGTACATCCAGGACGTCACCGGCTCGATGATCCGTCCGGTGAAGGAGCTGAAGAACTTCCAGAAGATCCTGCTCAAGGCCGGCGAACAGAAAGTCGTGCACTTCACCATCACCGAAGACGACCTGAAGTTCTACAACGCCCAGCTCAAGTACGCGGCCGAGCCCGGCAAGTTCAACGTGCAGATCGGCCTGGACTCCCAGGACGTGACGCAGCAGAGCTTCGAGCTGCTGTAA
- a CDS encoding phospholipase D-like domain-containing protein — MRGAVFPWRDGNRFELLIDGPQFFPRMLDAIAGAREQIELELYLVEAGACAETVVQALVLAAERGVRVRCLFDDYGSLAFTLNLRQRLTGAGVELRFYNRLNWRRWVGNFYRDHRKLLLVDQCLAVVGGTGVTDEFWTPGHDTSEWHEVMVQITGPLVLDWQLLFDRQWIANRHRRAWRPNAHFGLPRLPRVPDAGEGMGRVAYADARQHRDILQSLFRALNSGQRRIWLATPYFLPTWKIRRSLRKAAARGLDVRLLLTGPRTDHPSVRYAGHRYYPRLLKAGVKIFEYQPCFLHLKMVLVDDWVSIGSCNFDHWNLRFNLEANLEALDPPLTAAVASSFERDFGLSQQVSLEEWRRRPLWRRIKQRLWGWVDRLVVNLLDRRG; from the coding sequence ATGCGCGGCGCGGTGTTCCCCTGGCGCGACGGCAACCGCTTCGAGCTGTTGATCGACGGGCCGCAGTTCTTCCCGCGCATGCTCGACGCCATCGCCGGCGCCCGCGAGCAGATCGAGCTGGAACTGTACCTGGTGGAGGCCGGCGCCTGCGCCGAAACCGTGGTGCAGGCGCTGGTGCTGGCGGCGGAGCGGGGCGTGCGGGTGCGCTGCCTGTTCGACGATTACGGCAGCCTGGCCTTCACCCTGAACCTGCGTCAGCGGCTGACCGGCGCCGGGGTCGAACTGCGTTTCTACAACCGCCTGAACTGGCGGCGCTGGGTCGGCAATTTCTATCGCGACCACCGCAAGCTGCTGCTGGTGGATCAATGCCTGGCGGTGGTGGGCGGCACCGGGGTCACCGACGAGTTCTGGACGCCGGGCCACGACACCAGCGAATGGCACGAGGTGATGGTGCAGATCACAGGCCCCTTGGTGCTCGACTGGCAACTGCTGTTCGACCGCCAGTGGATCGCCAACCGCCATCGCCGCGCCTGGCGGCCCAATGCGCATTTCGGCCTGCCGCGCCTGCCCCGGGTGCCGGACGCGGGGGAGGGCATGGGCCGGGTGGCCTATGCCGACGCCCGTCAGCACCGGGACATCCTGCAGTCGCTGTTCCGCGCGCTGAACAGCGGCCAGCGCCGCATCTGGCTGGCCACACCGTATTTCCTGCCGACCTGGAAGATCCGCCGCTCCCTGCGCAAGGCCGCCGCCCGTGGCCTCGATGTGCGCCTGCTGCTGACCGGGCCGCGCACCGATCACCCTTCCGTGCGCTACGCCGGGCACCGCTACTACCCGCGCCTGCTCAAGGCCGGGGTGAAGATCTTCGAGTATCAGCCGTGTTTCCTGCACCTGAAAATGGTGCTGGTGGACGATTGGGTGAGCATCGGTTCGTGCAACTTCGACCACTGGAACCTGCGCTTCAACCTGGAAGCGAACCTGGAGGCGCTGGATCCGCCGTTGACGGCGGCGGTGGCTTCGAGCTTCGAGCGGGATTTCGGCCTGAGCCAGCAAGTGAGCCTGGAGGAATGGCGGCGCCGGCCGTTGTGGCGGCGCATCAAGCAGCGGCTGTGGGGATGGGTGGACCGGTTGGTGGTCAATCTGCTGGATCGGCGGGGATGA
- a CDS encoding YceI family protein — MLNRSLCTAAGLLLAATALPAQANWYLDGESSRLSFVSTKNANIAEVQRFLVLHGKVDPDGRAEVEVELDSINSGIPLRDERMRKELFQIDQFPDATISTRIDLRPINDLAPGAQLELRLPLAVSLHGKQREYPAELLATRLDDRRFQVVTLEPLVINAEDFDLAPGLETLRGLAGLSAISLSVPVGAVLIFAAR, encoded by the coding sequence ATGCTCAACCGTTCTCTCTGCACCGCCGCCGGCCTGCTGCTGGCCGCGACCGCCCTGCCGGCCCAGGCCAACTGGTACCTGGACGGCGAATCCTCGCGGCTGTCGTTCGTCAGCACGAAAAACGCCAACATCGCCGAAGTGCAGCGCTTCCTGGTGCTGCACGGCAAGGTCGACCCGGACGGCCGGGCCGAGGTCGAGGTCGAGCTGGACTCGATCAACAGCGGCATCCCGCTGCGCGACGAGCGCATGCGCAAGGAGCTGTTCCAGATTGATCAATTCCCCGATGCCACCATCTCCACCCGGATCGACCTGCGCCCGATCAACGACCTGGCGCCCGGCGCGCAACTGGAACTGCGCCTGCCGCTGGCCGTCAGCCTGCACGGCAAACAGCGCGAATACCCCGCCGAACTGCTCGCCACCCGTCTCGACGACCGGCGCTTTCAGGTGGTGACCCTGGAACCGCTGGTGATCAACGCCGAGGACTTCGACCTGGCGCCGGGGCTGGAAACCCTGCGCGGCCTGGCCGGCCTGTCGGCCATCAGCCTGTCGGTGCCGGTGGGTGCGGTGCTGATCTTCGCGGCGCGCTGA
- a CDS encoding amidase, with translation MKLLKRVLLLACVALLGWGWLERQALWAFPDIISAYTAKEYCSCRYVMNNDAAYCRGYVKQWLATSAFADEPSSKTVTASGLGRSNSARWMGERQGCRLAP, from the coding sequence ATGAAGCTGCTCAAGCGTGTGTTGCTGCTGGCGTGCGTCGCGCTGCTGGGCTGGGGCTGGCTCGAGCGCCAAGCGCTGTGGGCCTTCCCGGACATCATCAGCGCCTACACCGCCAAGGAATACTGCTCGTGCCGGTACGTGATGAACAACGACGCCGCGTACTGCCGCGGGTATGTGAAGCAGTGGCTGGCCACCAGCGCCTTTGCCGACGAGCCGTCGAGCAAGACCGTCACCGCAAGCGGCCTGGGCCGCAGCAACAGCGCCCGGTGGATGGGCGAGCGCCAGGGCTGTCGCTTGGCGCCCTGA
- a CDS encoding serine hydrolase domain-containing protein codes for MFKGLFLCLLLISLAVRAEEWPTDPQATGPAVEALEAYAFPPRDDGTRQGVRTDALLVIRDGRLVYERYAGPTTADTPHLTWSISKSLMATLLGVAYGEGRFRLEDPVSKYYPALERHPALTLRDLLHWASGLDWQEDYEYAPLKSSVVAMLYTRGHRDMAAFAASHEAYAAPGKAFRYSSGDSNLLAAALKGIVGPQRYADYPWTALFEPLGIRRAVWETDAAGTFVASSYVYLTARDLARIGLLMARDGRWGERQLLPAEWVAFNRTPFAGYKAGQDEAVPGGHWWLNLAADGAPSPWPDAPPDTFAALGHWGQALYVIPSANLVIVRYGDDRDGRYRHNELLKRTLAAFAGTVRP; via the coding sequence ATGTTCAAAGGCCTGTTCTTGTGTCTGCTGCTGATCAGCCTTGCGGTGCGCGCCGAGGAGTGGCCGACCGACCCGCAAGCGACCGGCCCGGCCGTCGAGGCCCTGGAGGCCTACGCCTTCCCGCCCCGTGACGACGGCACCCGCCAGGGCGTCCGCACCGATGCCTTGCTGGTGATCCGTGACGGTCGATTGGTCTATGAGCGCTACGCCGGCCCGACCACCGCCGACACCCCGCACCTGACCTGGTCGATCAGCAAGAGCCTGATGGCCACGCTGCTGGGGGTGGCCTACGGCGAAGGCCGGTTCCGCCTCGAAGACCCGGTGTCGAAATACTACCCGGCGCTGGAGCGGCACCCGGCCCTCACCCTGCGCGACCTGCTGCACTGGGCCTCAGGCCTGGACTGGCAGGAAGACTACGAATACGCGCCGCTCAAGTCCTCGGTGGTGGCGATGCTCTACACCCGCGGCCATCGAGACATGGCCGCGTTCGCGGCAAGTCATGAAGCCTATGCCGCACCGGGCAAGGCGTTCCGTTATTCCAGCGGCGACAGCAACCTGCTGGCGGCGGCGCTCAAGGGCATCGTCGGTCCGCAGCGCTATGCGGACTATCCCTGGACCGCCCTGTTCGAGCCGCTGGGCATCCGCCGTGCCGTGTGGGAGACCGATGCCGCCGGCACTTTCGTCGCTTCGTCGTATGTCTACCTGACCGCCCGCGACCTGGCGCGGATCGGCCTGCTGATGGCCCGGGACGGGCGCTGGGGCGAACGGCAATTGCTGCCCGCCGAATGGGTCGCCTTCAACCGCACCCCGTTCGCCGGCTACAAGGCCGGCCAGGACGAGGCCGTGCCCGGCGGCCACTGGTGGCTCAACCTTGCGGCGGACGGCGCGCCGTCGCCTTGGCCGGACGCGCCGCCCGACACTTTCGCCGCCCTCGGCCATTGGGGGCAGGCCTTGTATGTGATCCCGAGCGCGAACCTGGTGATCGTGCGTTACGGCGACGACCGCGACGGCCGCTACCGGCACAACGAACTGCTCAAGCGGACCCTCGCGGCATTCGCCGGGACGGTGCGGCCATGA